A genomic window from Lineus longissimus chromosome 17, tnLinLong1.2, whole genome shotgun sequence includes:
- the LOC135501431 gene encoding coiled-coil alpha-helical rod protein 1-like, whose product MAANSKNFPISPPKAGMAGKPELLPPSSFETSKPEDPWKAYAKATQELVSLKFENQRLRDERKMRPETCISSGEKEIHARVDVHHQQPSRLMERPHHYDDIITRQAGEIARLQQQLEEVKGIRTREVAELEAQLSIVEKERDKLEGNVRNIVNKNENELQQLQRDHDQEVTDYISKLNNFEDAFGSCEEKLHQRTREFEVYMESMHRESDQKITSLEMSLREKTNEVEILESKVSQLKTYLGKVEDSSPEPLQKENGRLETNIKELQQTQSCLEMNNQLLNVRLESMNEILSLQEKELSRTRSELMDPGKQAVNLLTRWREKVFALLVQLKSVDITNKRDASNFKNEFDNYKDQIISTKNEVQVLTHMVNDRNAELAMERNSVKSLEQELTKVQQLALALDDKAQVDVNQLQYLVAAVKSMFEKACSTEATFQDVTSKLKTYMQRISFASKRVTMLQGQFARKEALVKLQITEGSKMAGQVVVESRMEEPEKDSMSYSELIVELDRVTLERDHLVDQMKQDAGLLKGKVEEARRKYENEVVDLRNQVLRLEQAVRDKTDRCHNLDHQLENCFSELDDSRVTVESLTREIKERHLQSAIEEQAKVTQVEFTEQLASLEKKLNEARKEHTKAVVTLRQFERQAAREKDRSADYCLTLEKEYSLKMDKLKQQVRSLEQERNLMMATLRQEGLLKKVHSSPVQDLESCEPSDHQEPGVRAGDQEAAGSQDPAKGQAKESLKAVMDDIKSLTSEMFEDDDQ is encoded by the exons atggcggccaattcaaagAATTTTCCGATTTCTCCTCCAAAAG CAGGCATGGCAGGGAAGCCAGAATTGTTACCCCCTTCAAGTTTTGAAACCAGTAAGCCAGAAGATCCATGGAAAGCATACGCGAAAGCCACTCAGGAACTTGTGTCATTGAAATTTGAGAATCAACGGCTGAG GGATGAACGGAAAATGCGACCAGAGACCTGCATATCAAGTGGAGAG AAGGAAATCCATGCCAGAGTGGACGTTCATCATCAGCAACCGAGCAGATTGATGGAGCGTCCACATCattatgatgacatcatcactcgGCAGGCCGGAGAGATTGCACGGCTACAACAGCAGCTcgaagaggtcaagggcattCGGACCCGTGAGGTGGCTGAGTTGGAGGCACAGTTGTCTATCGTGGAGAAGGAGCGAGATAAACTGGAAGGAAACGTGAGGAATATCGTAAACAAGAATGAAAATGAG TTGCAACAACTTCAACGAGATCATGACCAGGAGGTCACTGATTACATCTCGAAGCTGAACAACTTTGAGGATGCATTTGGCTCATGTGAGGAAAAGCTTCACCAGCGGACGAGGGAGTTTGAGGTGTATATGGAGAGCATGCATAGGGAGAGCGACCAGAAGATAACATCCCTCGAGATGAGTCTCAG GGAGAAGACAAATGAAGTTGAGATCCTTGAATCGAAGGTTTCCCAGTTGAAGACGTACCTCGGGAAGGTAGAGGACTCGAGTCCTGAACCACTACAGAAGGAGAATGGAAGGCTCGAGACTAATATTAAG GAATTACAGCAAACCCAGAGTTGTCTGGAGATGAATAATCAGCTGCTAAACGTGCGCCTTGAGTCAATGAATGAGATCCTCAGCCTCCAGGAGAAGGAGCTCTCTCGGACACGATCAGAGCTGATGGACCCAGGTAAACAGGCTGTCAACCTCCTCACCAGGTGGCGAGAGAAGGTGTTTGCGCTGCTGGTCCAGTTGAAATCGGTGGACATTACAAACAAGAGGGATGCATCTAATTTCAAAAACGAG TTTGACAACTAcaaagatcaaatcatttcaacTAAAAATGAAGTGCAGGTTCTGACACACATGGTAAACGACAGGAATGCTGAGTTAGCGATGGAGAGGAACAGTGTGAAGAGTCTGGAGCAGGAGTTGACCAAGGTTCAGCAGTTGGCGCTCGCCCTCGATGACAAGGCCCAGGTCGATGTCAACCAGCTGCAGTACCTTGTGGCTGCTGTGAAGAG CATGTTTGAAAAAGCCTGCAGCACTGAAGCAACATTCCAAGATGTGACCAGCAAGCTGAAGACGTACATGCAGAGAATCAGCTTCGCCAGCAAGAGAGTCACCATGCTACAGGGGCAGTTTGCCAGGAAGGAGGCCCTCGTCAAGTTACAGATAACAGAAGGGAGTAAGATGGCTGGACAGGTGGTGGTTGAGAGCAGGATGGAGGAGCCGGAGAAGGACAG TATGAGCTACTCTGAGCTGATTGTTGAGCTTGATCGTGTGACGCTCGAGAGGGATCACTTGGTTGATCAGATGAAACAGGATGCTGGTCTGCTGAAGGGGAAGGTGGAAGAGGCAAGGAGAAAAT atgaAAACGAAGTTGTTGACCTGCGGAATCAGGTGTTGAGGTTAGAGCAAGCTGTCAGAGACAAAACAGAT AGATGTCACAATCTGGATCATCAACTTGAAAACTGCTTCTCAGAGCTGGACGACTCTAGAGTAACTGTGGAGAGCCTGACGAGAGAGATCAAGGAGCGCCACCTTCAGTCTGCCATAGAAGAACAAGCGAAGGTGACCCAGGTTGAGTTTACAGAACAGCTGGCGTCTCTGGAGAAGAAACTGAATGAAGCCAGGAAGGAACATACTAAGGCTG TTGTGACATTGCGGCAGTTTGAGCGTCAGGCAGCGCGAGAGAAAGACAGATCGGCTGATTATTGTCTGACATTGGAAAAGGAATATTCGCTGAAGATGGATAAACTAAAACAACAAGTGAGGAGCTTGGAGCAGGAGAGAAACCTCATGATG GCGACTCTCAGACAGGAAGGACTCTTGAAGAAAGTCCATTCTTCTCCAGTCCAAGATCTCGAGTCATGTGAACCAAGCGACCATCAGGAGCCAGGAGTGAGAGCAGGTGACCAGGAGGCAGCTGGTTCACAGGATCCTGCCAAGGGGCAGGCGAAAGAATCGCTAAAAGCTGTCATGGATGACATCAAATCGCTGACATCAGAAATGTTTGAGGACGATGATCAGTGA